From Flavobacterium lipolyticum, one genomic window encodes:
- the rplI gene encoding 50S ribosomal protein L9, whose protein sequence is MEIILKQDVQNLGFKDDVVSVKPGYGRNFLIPQGFATLATPSAKKVLAENLKQRAHKEAKVVADAKALAETLKALEIKLTAKAGGEKLFGSITNIDIAEALEKSGNAIDRKFITSGIVKRTGKYTASIRLHRDVIVELAYEIIAEK, encoded by the coding sequence ATGGAAATTATTTTAAAACAAGACGTACAAAACTTAGGATTTAAAGATGATGTAGTATCTGTAAAACCTGGTTACGGTCGTAACTTTTTAATTCCTCAAGGTTTTGCTACTTTAGCAACTCCTTCTGCTAAAAAAGTTTTAGCTGAAAACCTAAAACAAAGAGCACATAAAGAAGCTAAAGTGGTTGCTGATGCTAAAGCATTAGCTGAAACTTTAAAAGCTCTTGAAATTAAACTTACTGCAAAAGCTGGTGGAGAGAAACTTTTTGGTTCTATCACAAACATCGACATTGCTGAAGCTTTAGAGAAATCAGGTAACGCTATTGATAGAAAATTCATCACTAGTGGTATCGTAAAACGTACTGGAAAATATACAGCTAGCATCCGTTTACACAGAGATGTTATTGTAGAATTAGCATACGAGATTATCGCTGAAAAATAA
- the rpsR gene encoding 30S ribosomal protein S18, with product MSTIEQSAKGKKDGDIRYLTPLNIETNKTKKYCRFKKSGIKYIDYKDADFLLKFVNEQGKILPRRLTGTSLKYQRKVSVAVKRARHLALMPYVADLLK from the coding sequence ATGTCTACAATCGAGCAATCTGCAAAAGGAAAAAAAGACGGAGATATCAGATATTTAACGCCTTTAAACATTGAAACTAACAAAACTAAAAAGTACTGTCGTTTCAAAAAATCAGGAATCAAATACATCGATTATAAAGATGCTGATTTCTTATTGAAATTCGTAAATGAGCAAGGAAAAATTCTTCCTCGTCGTTTAACAGGAACTTCATTAAAATACCAAAGAAAAGTGTCTGTAGCTGTAAAAAGAGCTCGTCACTTAGCTTTAATGCCATACGTGGCCGATTTATTAAAATAG
- the rpsF gene encoding 30S ribosomal protein S6, with amino-acid sequence MNHYETVFILNPVLSEVQVKETVTKFEEFLTSRGAEMVSKEDWGLKKMAYEIQNKKSGFYHLFEFKVAGEVLIAFETEFRRDERVMRFLTVSLDKHAISWAERRRAKLKSTKA; translated from the coding sequence ATGAATCATTATGAAACTGTTTTCATTTTAAATCCCGTTTTATCTGAAGTTCAGGTGAAGGAAACAGTAACGAAATTTGAAGAATTTCTTACTAGTAGAGGAGCTGAAATGGTATCGAAAGAGGATTGGGGTCTTAAAAAAATGGCTTACGAAATCCAAAACAAAAAAAGTGGTTTTTATCACTTATTCGAATTCAAAGTAGCTGGAGAAGTTCTAATTGCTTTTGAAACTGAATTCAGACGTGACGAAAGAGTTATGCGTTTCTTAACTGTAAGTTTAGACAAACATGCTATTTCATGGGCGGAAAGAAGAAGAGCTAAATTAAAATCTACTAAAGCGTAA
- a CDS encoding LytR/AlgR family response regulator transcription factor, with amino-acid sequence MKLNCVVVDDSSIQRTIIAKLVNNHPGLHLIGDFSNAIEAKSCISLNNIDLIFLDIEMPVINGFDFLDGLKSKPQIIFITSKAEYALKAFDYDATDYLQKPIAVDRFNASVKRAIDMHLLKKDIKEEEGEHIFIKSNLKKLKIFTAKIKWIEAFGDYVRVVTEDDSNLVLSTMKSFENDLSKDKFIRVHKSYIINIDKVERFNSKFAEIGITKIPLSRNKKEDLVKALSTSS; translated from the coding sequence ATGAAGCTAAACTGTGTTGTTGTAGATGATAGTTCTATACAAAGAACTATTATTGCAAAATTAGTTAATAATCACCCAGGTTTGCATTTAATCGGGGATTTTTCAAATGCAATAGAGGCAAAAAGCTGTATCTCTCTAAATAATATTGACTTAATTTTTCTTGATATAGAAATGCCCGTTATTAATGGGTTTGATTTTCTTGACGGACTAAAATCTAAGCCACAAATTATATTTATTACTTCTAAAGCAGAATATGCTTTAAAAGCTTTCGATTATGACGCTACGGATTACCTTCAGAAACCTATTGCGGTAGATCGTTTTAATGCCTCTGTAAAAAGAGCCATTGACATGCATTTACTAAAAAAGGACATCAAAGAAGAAGAAGGCGAACATATATTTATCAAAAGTAATCTGAAAAAACTCAAAATATTCACTGCAAAAATCAAATGGATTGAAGCTTTTGGTGATTATGTGAGAGTGGTTACCGAAGACGACAGTAATCTGGTGCTCTCGACCATGAAATCTTTTGAAAACGATCTTTCAAAAGACAAGTTCATTCGTGTGCACAAGTCCTATATTATTAACATTGATAAAGTAGAACGCTTTAACAGTAAATTTGCTGAGATTGGCATTACCAAAATCCCTCTTAGCCGAAACAAAAAAGAAGATCTGGTAAAAGCACTCTCCACTTCTTCTTAA